The following are from one region of the Lodderomyces elongisporus chromosome 7, complete sequence genome:
- a CDS encoding uncharacterized protein (CAZy:CBM21): MSTIVATKELLDPSATSASPRSSSPEVTLSRSSPISYTISPPSTVTSSPILFYQQSLSTISSNDSIDTIKSSTSTIKLGNQQNQQQHPQLQGSKQESSSPQYNKPVSISAPTPVMAKESTLPRIAINVPSDTTLNTTLDAPKKTRKFNIPNYYVPPKTLAATLPSSSDSTDSTDSTNSLKSSNLATSELPPRLVRKKSGELVKSSLKLPTLLQRSISSPNIINDNNNNNTNSGFASPRKSVRFASRLINVKMFDGLESPASVSSRNSPCESPPNEYTFAPLHNRRARKMDDVEDLLFDEGEFYSSLPSLSPSSSLSSSSRKGYFDWGWNSSSDDEEKETEEQRQVVEYRLLRHNIPQNGYSKLGQGNVWLSSAYLLKQHNTVNNAFLCGFISVVNLAFEKRLSLKMTLDNWKSSCKLTGEKIISFVKSSGNIDEFKFSINLRDLMNMTGDEDEEKFSGTMKLQMCVMYEVNGAVYWANNSGRNYTFDIATTTTTTANTTTATSKAGLSSNNNSKNTIKSASKLTSTIGGRSPSPFEEVCSKLIQHQKSNKLGSGHGLDVLDSKLGGLSISNNFVDTKPTFLPASASAAAAANNNNNNNNTATTFGHGVTRPVINKSYSSNDIIGSNHRYSNRQRQKDNKYTPSPIGASSISTHGNGSFAGFSYTDLVNNFCFANNATTTSPATKSDTGAGASVGAGVGVQSTVGAIDIANGKKKQTQGNMGMSCSPVSTASTFQFFSDSSIHI; this comes from the coding sequence ATGTCTACAATTGTGGCAACAAAGGAGTTGCTAGACCCTTCTGCAACATCAGCGTCACCACGCTCATCATCACCTGAAGTTACTCTATCCCGTTCATCACCCATTAGCTATACCATATCACCACCATCCACAGTGACATCATCCCCAATATTATTTTACCAACAATCTTTATCCACCATATCGTCAAATGACTCTATAGACACTATCAAGTCATCAACAAGCACTATTAAACTCGGtaatcaacaaaatcaacagcaacacccaCAATTACAGGGATCAAAACAGGAGTCTAGTTCTCCACAGTATAACAAACCAGTGCTGATAAGTGCACCAACACCAGTCATGGCAAAAGAATCCACATTACCCAGAATTGCCATTAATGTGCCACTGGATACCACTTTGAATACCACTTTGGATGCACCTAAAAAGACTAGAAAGTTTAATATACCAAACTACTATGTCCCACCAAAAACATTGGCTGCAACTTTGCCATCTTCATCAGACTCTACAGACTCTACAGACTCCACAAACTCTTTAAAGTCTTCAAACTTAGCCACTAGTGAATTGCCACCAAGGCTAGTTCGCAAAAAATCAGGAGAATTGGTCAAGTCGTCATTGAAGTTGCCCACATTGCTTCAAAGATCCATTTCGTCTCCAAACATTATTAAcgacaataacaacaacaatacgAATTCAGGCTTTGCATCACCACGCAAATCTGTTAGATTTGCTTCACGACTCATCAATGTCAAGATGTTTGATGGTTTGGAGAGTCCTGCTAGTGTGAGTTCACGCAATAGTCCTTGCGAATCACCACCAAATGAATATACATTTGCCCCATTACACAATAGAAGAGCACGGAAAATGGATGACGTTGAAGATTTGCTCTTTGACGAAGGAGAGTTTTACAGCTCCTTGCCATCCTTAtctccatcatcatcattgtcatcatcatccagAAAAGGATACTTTGACTGGGGATGGAACTCTAGCTCtgacgatgaagaaaaggaaaccGAGGAACAAAGACAAGTTGTTGAGTATAGACTACTCAGACACAATATTCCACAAAATGGCTACTCAAAGCTTGGACAGGGAAATGTATGGCTTTCATCTGCATACTTGTTGAAACAACACAATACTGTCAATAATGCATTTCTTTGTGGATTTATCCTGGTTGTTAATTTGGCTTTTGAAAAACGTCTTTCACTCAAGATGACACTCGACAACTGGAAAAGCAGCTGCAAATTGACGGGTGAAAAAATTATCTCTTTTGTCAAGAGTTCTGGAAACATTGACGAGTTTAAGTTTCTGATCAATTTGAGAGATTTGATGAATATGACGGGCGAcgaggatgaagaaaagtTTTCGGGAACAATGAAGTTACAGATGTGCGTTATGTATGAAGTTAACGGTGCAGTTTACTGGGCCAATAACCTGGGCAGAAACTATACATTTGATATTGCCACCacaactactaccactgcaaacaccaccaccgccACTTCAAAAGCTGGTTTGAGTAGtaacaataatagtaaAAATACCATAAAACTGGCTTCTAAATTGACCTCGACTATTGGTGGTCGGTCACCGTCACCATTTGAAGAAGTTTGTTCAAAATTAATTCAACATCAAAAGAGCAACAAATTGGGCAGTGGCCACGGCTTGGATGTATTGGATCTGAAACTTGGTGGACTTTCCATCTCAAATAACTTTGTTGATACCAAACCAACATTTTTaccagcatcagcatcagcagcagcagcagccaacaacaacaataataataataatactgCTACGACTTTTGGTCATGGAGTAACTAGACCAGTTATAAACAAGAGCTATTCCCTGAATGATATTATCGGATCCAATCACCGGTACTCAAATCGCCAACGTCAAAAGGATAACAAATATACACCTTCGCCCATTGGCGCATCTAGCATTAGCACGCATGGAAATGGCTCGTTTGCTGGATTCAGTTATACAGACTTGGTTAACAATTTCTGCTTTGCCAATAATGCCACTACAACTAGTCCAGCAACAAAGAGCGATACGGGTGCGGGTGCGAGCGTAGGTGCGGGCGTGGGCGTGCAATCTACAGTTGGCGCTATTGACATTGCAAAcgggaagaagaagcaaacaCAGGGAAATATGGGGATGAGCTGCTCGCCTGTATCAACAGCATCTacatttcaattctttaGTGATTCCTCCATCCACATTTAA